The following nucleotide sequence is from Stieleria sp. JC731.
GTGAACAGCTAACAAATGACACGCGAGATCAGATGGGCCGAATCCAGGAACTTTATAGTGCAAAGGGCGATGACCACCCGGGGAACAGATGAATCACCCAGCGGTCCATCTACCCGCGCGAACGGTCATGGTCACCGAGTCGGCGCGGTTGAGGTGAAACTAAAACCCAAAAGACGTCGACTCGCCGACTTCGGTGCACCAACAGGTTCGCGAGGTACCCACGACCACAGCCGGCACTACATCGCTGTCGACAAGTCTACCCGATCGGAATCGCCAAGGGAAACGAGCATAGATATATCGGCCAGCGCATGGGGCGGTTGAACTGCTATCTCGGAGCCGAATTCAAACCGTGACATCAAGTGCGATAAACAGGAAACTGCTGTCCCATCAATTCAGCTGGGCGTTGTTCAAGTAACAAAATCAAACCGTGAATTCGATTGCGATTGATTGAAAACTGATGTCCGTCGAAATCCGGTGGGCCGAGTTCACGAGCAACTATCAAACCGTAACCTCAAGTGCAACGATCAGCTATCAGTTGCCAGGTGAGCTCAGATGGCCCGAATTCAGTAGCGTTGGATTCAAGCCATAACCATCCGCGCGAACGGTAGCCGTCACCGAGGACGGGCCAAGAAACTAAACACTTCAAAGCCGCCGACTCCCGTCCTTCGGTGCACGGCACTGTTATGCCCTACTGGAGGTAATGACCAAGATCCATTGCTGAATGAAAAACACCCAACACACGAATTAATTCGTCCGACGCAACCAGGTAGGGTATGCGGTAATGCCCATAAAGAATCTCCCGGACCTCGCGATCCACAATCGGCTCATAGCGCTGCCCTAGACGAGGATGCGATGATAAGAGCTGGATCTTTTCGTAGATTTCAACCACAACCTTAGCGGCCGCAGTGGGATTGTCTTGGGCAATATAGTCATGAACGCACCGCAACCTACGTTCAGCCTCTTCAGTCCACTCTATTTCTGCCATGTGCTAATTCGTTGTCGAATTTCAGCGTTCGAAACGGTGCGTCCTGAGTCGTTGTCGGCCAGTCCCCGTCGAACCATTTCCGCGTAGGCAAGTTCCCGAAGGATCGCCTGAAAGCTAGCGTCCGACGGTTGCCGCGCAATAATATCAGCGGCCGCATCCCTGTCGGACTGTGGTGCAGGAAGAGAAGTTGACATTGCGAGGCCTCTTGTGAGTGACAACCTCATTGTAGCACTTTGCATCTCTGCAGAACAGAGATCGATGTCAATTGCCGATGGCATAACGGTACGGATCACGCGGTCGCCGCGAGCGATCCTCCACTTCAAAAACCACGACTCGGCGACTCGTCGTGCATCCGATTGTTATCCGACAAACTCCGTTCTAGATCCACGGTGCGTCGTGCGCAACTTGTCGACGAACTTTTTGAGTGTCGGAGCGACCTCATGTAGTCGTGTAGGATCATCCGGATTCTCCGGGATTGTTTCGTGGTTCCATGTGTAAAGCCAAAGTCGTTCGTCGCGTCCAGGGAAGTTCAGCAAGAAAGCCGTATCGCCCAATGGTTCTTCAACCAGAGCGACGGGAATGGAAAATCTAGGAAGGAAGTCGCGGTATCGCAGGATAGTATCAGTAAGTTCCCAAAACTGGCCGGTTTGAACTCCGAGAAAGCGATCGACTTCGATGCACACATCCTTGTTTTCGTACCAGCGTGATCCAGGAACGCCGCCGTTCTTCCAAAGCAGCATCGCTGCGTGCTGGGGCGAAATCTCGTATAGTAAATCGCAAACGGTTCCTATCTTCAAACGGGTTCCCTGTTCGGTAAAC
It contains:
- a CDS encoding type II toxin-antitoxin system RelE/ParE family toxin, coding for MAEIEWTEEAERRLRCVHDYIAQDNPTAAAKVVVEIYEKIQLLSSHPRLGQRYEPIVDREVREILYGHYRIPYLVASDELIRVLGVFHSAMDLGHYLQ